In Polyangiaceae bacterium, one genomic interval encodes:
- a CDS encoding iron-sulfur cluster assembly accessory protein, giving the protein MNAATESVPTGKPVDRPVSDANRKTIGVSTQAVDAIRMNLAKRGTPNAAIRVGIRGGGCSGFSYVIEFDDDEPRKGDLVLEFEEEGKARVRVFCDKKSILYLGGSVLDWEKTLMFQGFKFKNPQEASRCGCGHSFTV; this is encoded by the coding sequence ATGAATGCAGCCACTGAATCCGTACCAACTGGGAAACCGGTGGATCGACCCGTGAGCGATGCGAACCGCAAGACGATTGGCGTCAGCACCCAAGCCGTCGATGCGATACGAATGAACCTCGCCAAACGCGGCACACCCAACGCCGCAATTCGCGTAGGCATTCGTGGCGGCGGTTGCTCGGGTTTTTCCTACGTCATCGAGTTCGACGACGACGAACCGCGCAAGGGCGATTTGGTGCTCGAATTCGAGGAAGAAGGCAAAGCGCGCGTCCGCGTGTTCTGCGACAAGAAGAGCATCCTGTACCTCGGTGGATCGGTGCTCGATTGGGAAAAGACGCTGATGTTTCAGGGGTTCAAGTTCAAGAACCCGCAAGAGGCAAGCCGCTGCGGCTGCGGTCATTCGTTCACCGTCTGA
- the iscU gene encoding Fe-S cluster assembly scaffold IscU, whose translation MAYSDKVIEHYENPRNVGTLDKNDDHVGTGLVGAPACGDVMRLQIKVNDGGVIEDAKFKTFGCGSAIASSSLATEWLKGKTVDEAETIKNSMIAEELHLPPVKIHCSVLAEDAIKSAIADFRAKQAAKKALSGQTEPGGSS comes from the coding sequence ATGGCATACAGCGACAAGGTCATCGAGCATTACGAGAACCCGCGAAACGTCGGCACGCTCGACAAGAACGACGACCACGTCGGTACCGGACTCGTCGGCGCGCCTGCATGCGGTGACGTGATGCGTCTTCAGATCAAGGTGAACGACGGCGGCGTCATCGAAGACGCCAAGTTCAAGACGTTTGGCTGCGGATCGGCCATCGCTTCGTCGTCTCTCGCGACCGAATGGTTGAAGGGTAAAACCGTCGACGAGGCCGAGACGATCAAGAACAGCATGATCGCCGAGGAGCTGCATTTGCCCCCGGTCAAGATTCACTGCTCGGTGCTCGCCGAAGACGCGATCAAGAGCGCGATCGCGGATTTCCGGGCCAAACAAGCCGCCAAGAAGGCTCTGTCCGGACAAACAGAGCCGGGAGGTTCGTCATGA
- a CDS encoding 2Fe-2S iron-sulfur cluster binding domain-containing protein, which produces MAKVRFSGHGNSWEVEVPVGTSLLEAARKVDAPEGSACGGVCACSTCHVYVAKGKDLLSAAEEEEEDILDKAFDVRMNSRLGCQAKIERDGDIEAEISGESLDAFYNEHPQFTDPRKTKRN; this is translated from the coding sequence ATGGCGAAGGTACGTTTTTCAGGGCACGGCAACTCTTGGGAGGTCGAGGTGCCGGTGGGTACTTCGCTGCTCGAAGCCGCGCGCAAGGTCGATGCGCCCGAGGGCTCCGCGTGCGGCGGCGTCTGTGCGTGTTCGACGTGTCACGTGTACGTCGCGAAGGGCAAGGACCTGCTCAGCGCGGCCGAGGAAGAGGAAGAGGACATTTTGGACAAGGCGTTCGATGTCCGGATGAATTCTCGCCTTGGTTGTCAGGCGAAGATCGAACGCGACGGGGACATCGAGGCGGAGATCTCGGGCGAGAGTCTCGACGCGTTTTACAACGAGCATCCGCAGTTCACGGATCCACGCAAAACGAAGCGCAATTAG
- the hscB gene encoding Fe-S protein assembly co-chaperone HscB, with translation MSDPFETMGVEPRFDIDPDKLAERHRDLSRALHPDRYAGAPAAERRLALGRAIEVNDAYRVLKDPVRRAEALLRRAGVPVGETAEPKPSQALLMEMMEQREELADARRSKDLGAVHKLALAVRERERDVLAKLGRALAADGSEVSAALPHLGELRYLRRFLEEVSAIEEDLAP, from the coding sequence ATGAGTGATCCCTTCGAAACCATGGGGGTCGAGCCCCGATTCGACATCGACCCGGACAAACTAGCCGAGCGACACCGCGATCTTTCGCGGGCGCTGCATCCGGATCGTTACGCCGGCGCGCCGGCGGCCGAACGGCGTTTGGCGCTGGGCCGCGCGATCGAAGTGAACGACGCGTATCGAGTGCTCAAGGATCCCGTGCGGCGGGCGGAGGCGCTGCTGCGGCGAGCGGGAGTTCCGGTCGGTGAAACGGCTGAGCCGAAGCCGTCGCAAGCGCTGCTGATGGAGATGATGGAGCAGCGTGAAGAGCTTGCGGATGCGCGGCGAAGCAAGGATCTCGGGGCCGTGCACAAGCTGGCGTTGGCCGTGCGTGAGCGCGAACGGGACGTGCTCGCAAAGCTTGGTCGAGCGCTCGCGGCGGATGGGAGCGAAGTTTCCGCGGCGCTACCGCATTTGGGGGAGCTCAGGTATTTGCGGCGTTTCCTCGAGGAAGTGAGCGCCATCGAAGAGGACCTCGCGCCCTGA
- the hscA gene encoding Fe-S protein assembly chaperone HscA, with product MQLLEIFDPKAAPKPIGIDLGTTNSLVARVRDGKPFVIADCNQDKLVPSVVHYDARGRVMVGRDAARLAAEFPRETIVSVKRFMGRGADDPETRRLGPYEFAPANTPEEAKTVRFLVRGKAVTPVEVSAEILKVLRQLAEDELRSVGGAVITVPAYFDDAQRQATKDAGKLAGIDVLRLLNEPTAAALAYGLESRKNGLFAVYDLGGGTFDVTILLLDNGVFQVRSTGGDSALGGDDMDRALATKILADLGAKANPPRELVRLALDTARRIKHGLTDAAQVEAEIEVEGGTRTITVTRDEFEALAMPIVERTGVACRRAMRDAGVTPAEIDGVILVGGATRVPLVRRYVEKLFGKPPLSDIDPDEVVALGAAIQADILAGTKERADEVLLLDVLPLSLGLETMGGVAEKILPRNTTIPAGARQTFTTYADNQTGFDLHIVQGERELAADCRSLARFVLKGIPPMPAGMARLEVTFRVDADGILGVTATEMTTGIEQRVEVTPSYGLTDEEVEAMLMAALDHGEEDLERRQLVEARVEAERVLHATRKALEADADLIEAADERKRIDEAIAALERAVRGDKPALIRLSTDDLDNATHEWAGRRMDRAIARAIAGKDVEQIERSVAHAKGVDAHVAEHGHADAEPSAPES from the coding sequence ATGCAACTGCTGGAAATATTCGACCCCAAAGCAGCGCCCAAGCCCATCGGCATCGATCTGGGCACGACGAACTCGCTCGTCGCGCGGGTTCGTGATGGCAAACCGTTCGTCATTGCGGACTGTAACCAAGACAAACTCGTCCCGTCCGTCGTGCATTACGACGCGCGGGGTCGCGTCATGGTGGGGCGCGATGCAGCGCGCCTTGCTGCGGAATTCCCACGCGAAACGATCGTCAGTGTGAAACGGTTCATGGGCCGAGGTGCCGATGATCCGGAGACGCGAAGGCTCGGGCCGTACGAGTTTGCCCCGGCAAACACGCCCGAAGAAGCCAAGACCGTGCGGTTTCTCGTGCGCGGCAAGGCCGTCACGCCGGTCGAGGTTTCAGCCGAGATCCTGAAGGTGTTGCGGCAGCTTGCCGAAGACGAGCTGCGATCCGTGGGCGGCGCGGTGATCACGGTGCCGGCGTATTTCGACGATGCGCAACGGCAAGCCACGAAGGACGCGGGAAAGCTCGCGGGGATCGACGTGCTGCGGCTGCTCAACGAGCCCACGGCCGCGGCGCTCGCGTATGGCCTGGAGAGCCGCAAGAACGGGCTTTTTGCGGTGTACGACCTGGGAGGCGGCACGTTCGACGTCACGATTTTGCTGCTCGACAACGGCGTGTTTCAGGTGCGTTCGACGGGTGGAGACAGCGCGCTCGGGGGCGACGACATGGACCGCGCGCTCGCGACGAAGATCCTGGCGGACCTTGGGGCAAAGGCGAATCCGCCGCGAGAGCTCGTGCGATTGGCGCTCGATACGGCTCGGCGCATCAAGCACGGGCTGACCGATGCAGCGCAGGTCGAAGCCGAGATCGAGGTCGAAGGCGGCACGCGCACGATCACAGTTACGCGTGACGAATTCGAGGCGCTCGCGATGCCGATCGTGGAACGCACAGGCGTTGCATGTCGAAGGGCGATGCGTGATGCGGGCGTAACGCCTGCCGAGATCGATGGCGTGATCCTCGTGGGAGGCGCGACGCGCGTGCCGCTCGTGCGGCGTTACGTGGAGAAGTTGTTTGGCAAGCCGCCGCTTTCGGACATCGATCCGGACGAAGTGGTTGCGCTTGGAGCTGCGATCCAGGCGGACATTCTGGCGGGCACGAAGGAACGCGCGGACGAGGTGCTGCTGCTCGACGTGCTTCCGCTGTCGCTCGGGCTCGAAACGATGGGCGGCGTCGCGGAGAAGATTTTGCCGCGAAACACGACGATTCCGGCCGGTGCGCGACAAACTTTCACGACGTATGCGGACAATCAAACGGGCTTCGACTTGCACATCGTGCAGGGCGAACGCGAGCTCGCTGCGGATTGTCGGTCACTCGCTCGGTTCGTGCTCAAAGGAATTCCCCCGATGCCTGCGGGCATGGCGCGTCTCGAGGTGACGTTTCGCGTGGATGCGGACGGCATTCTTGGCGTGACCGCGACGGAGATGACGACGGGCATCGAGCAGCGTGTTGAGGTGACGCCGAGTTACGGGCTCACCGACGAAGAGGTCGAAGCGATGCTCATGGCGGCGCTCGATCACGGCGAGGAAGACTTGGAGCGCCGACAGCTCGTGGAAGCGCGTGTGGAAGCGGAACGAGTGCTGCATGCAACACGTAAAGCGCTCGAAGCGGACGCGGACTTGATCGAGGCTGCGGATGAACGGAAGCGGATCGACGAGGCGATCGCGGCGCTGGAGCGAGCGGTTCGTGGCGACAAACCGGCGCTGATTCGTTTGAGCACGGATGATTTGGACAACGCCACGCACGAATGGGCCGGGCGCCGTATGGATCGCGCGATCGCGCGGGCTATCGCGGGCAAGGATGTCGAACAGATCGAACGCTCGGTGGCGCATGCGAAGGGCGTGGATGCGCACGTTGCCGAACATGGACATGCAGACGCGGAACCCTCCGCGCCGGAGAGCTGA
- a CDS encoding MerR family transcriptional regulator has protein sequence MAPVRHLPLATHSERRATATSSGVSRLGPERWPSVHVAPDADHDGQGSSEHLLQVGDLARASGKTVRAIHHYEEVGLLRPHARSKGRYRLYDQAAVTRVRWIGKLHDLGLSLSQIQEVVAAWESAPSAPEAMARIRSMYLQKLQETRAQISNLMSLERELLASIDYLDTCDTCDPDELVAACTSCHVRERTREEPELVAGIYGGGTTTRGEVAR, from the coding sequence ATGGCACCTGTTCGGCATTTACCCCTTGCGACCCATTCCGAAAGGAGAGCGACAGCTACTTCTTCCGGAGTTTCTCGTTTGGGTCCCGAGCGGTGGCCAAGCGTGCACGTAGCGCCGGACGCGGATCATGACGGACAGGGTTCGTCCGAGCACCTGCTCCAAGTCGGAGATCTTGCACGCGCGAGCGGCAAGACGGTCCGCGCCATTCATCACTACGAGGAAGTGGGCCTCTTGCGTCCGCATGCGCGGTCGAAGGGGCGCTATCGCCTCTATGACCAAGCGGCCGTGACGCGCGTGCGCTGGATCGGCAAGTTGCACGATTTGGGTTTGTCTCTGTCCCAGATCCAAGAAGTGGTCGCGGCTTGGGAAAGCGCTCCGTCCGCTCCCGAAGCCATGGCCCGTATTCGCTCGATGTATCTGCAAAAGCTGCAAGAAACGCGAGCTCAAATCTCCAACCTGATGTCGCTCGAGCGCGAGCTTCTCGCGAGCATCGACTACCTCGACACCTGCGACACGTGTGACCCTGACGAACTCGTGGCGGCGTGCACGAGTTGTCATGTTCGCGAGCGGACGCGTGAAGAACCCGAGCTCGTTGCGGGCATTTATGGCGGCGGCACCACGACGCGTGGAGAGGTCGCTCGTTGA
- a CDS encoding choice-of-anchor L domain-containing protein, which translates to MKRSNLIAFGFAGLVAAVAAQMACSPIGRRGTDQCDGVFENGECLDDSTTGNGGSGGSGQTSSNGSGGDGGDIFIPPTGSGGGGVGGGASCATDPNVDDDGDGATENQGDCNDCDANVGPGAIEVATDPNDPMAQQSDEDCDGTVDNVASTCDDNLAFDNLEAANGVRAVDICNFVNPGELKWGVLSTMYVRSNGAPASPGTQAGLLSDFGPNVKPQGGTRMLALASGTARLPNQPDACGASSCPGIGSGTPPPGFPQDPPSCPVSTSIYDDVGLEVRMRAPTNATGYKFSFKFYSFEYPEWVCQTYNDQFISLVNPAPLGSINGNISFDSQTNPVSVNVAFFDVCQGCPLGTGELQGTGFDTWNDAGATGWLQSQAPVKGGQEFIIRWAIWDTGDSAYDSTALVDNFEWIASGGTVVVGTTPIPDPK; encoded by the coding sequence ATGAAGCGTAGTAACCTGATTGCTTTTGGTTTCGCTGGTCTCGTCGCCGCCGTGGCCGCTCAAATGGCGTGTAGCCCCATCGGTCGGCGCGGCACGGATCAATGCGATGGCGTCTTCGAAAACGGCGAGTGTCTCGATGACAGCACCACCGGAAACGGCGGCAGTGGTGGGTCCGGACAAACCAGCAGCAATGGATCGGGCGGCGATGGTGGTGACATCTTCATCCCGCCCACCGGTAGCGGCGGTGGCGGCGTCGGAGGAGGCGCTTCGTGTGCGACCGATCCCAACGTCGATGACGACGGCGACGGCGCCACTGAAAATCAGGGCGACTGCAACGACTGCGATGCGAACGTCGGCCCGGGTGCCATCGAAGTGGCCACGGATCCGAACGATCCAATGGCGCAGCAGTCCGACGAGGATTGTGACGGCACGGTCGATAACGTGGCGTCCACGTGCGACGACAACCTCGCCTTCGACAACCTCGAGGCAGCAAACGGCGTGCGTGCCGTGGACATCTGCAATTTCGTCAACCCGGGCGAATTGAAGTGGGGCGTGCTCAGCACGATGTACGTCCGCTCGAACGGCGCACCCGCCAGCCCCGGCACCCAAGCTGGCCTGCTCAGCGACTTCGGCCCCAACGTCAAGCCGCAAGGCGGCACCCGCATGCTCGCCCTCGCCTCGGGCACGGCCCGTCTGCCCAACCAACCCGACGCCTGCGGCGCGTCGAGCTGTCCGGGCATCGGTTCAGGCACGCCGCCTCCCGGCTTCCCGCAAGACCCCCCGAGTTGCCCCGTCTCCACCTCGATCTACGACGACGTCGGCCTCGAAGTCAGGATGCGCGCCCCGACGAACGCAACGGGCTACAAGTTCAGCTTCAAGTTCTACTCGTTCGAGTACCCCGAGTGGGTCTGCCAAACCTACAACGACCAGTTCATCTCGCTCGTCAACCCAGCCCCGCTCGGCTCGATCAACGGCAACATCTCGTTCGACAGCCAGACCAACCCCGTCAGCGTCAACGTCGCCTTCTTCGACGTATGCCAGGGCTGCCCGCTCGGCACGGGCGAATTGCAGGGCACCGGCTTCGACACCTGGAACGATGCCGGCGCAACCGGATGGCTCCAGTCGCAAGCTCCCGTCAAAGGCGGCCAGGAGTTCATCATCCGCTGGGCCATCTGGGACACCGGCGATTCCGCCTACGACTCCACGGCGCTCGTCGACAACTTCGAATGGATCGCCAGCGGCGGCACCGTCGTCGTCGGCACCACGCCCATTCCCGACCCGAAGTGA
- a CDS encoding polysaccharide biosynthesis tyrosine autokinase → MHLQPAQEEGINPTIVWQMVRKYWSTALAAAVVVSLLTTFNTLGQVKIYESHATILFDPNPPRPLGQKVESIVDLGTGNFWDNREYYETQYKIIQSMKVALAVVGDLGLNHDGAFLNNAPPGTPSPQITVSEEIAAEALRGRLKVEPVKESRLATVKFEDADPQRAQRILTAVVDMYVQQNLDDAVSSTAVAADWLRSQLDKLKVDLESSEMALHKYKEEQHILSVALDDQSNMLSDEMKQLNAAITIVRTRKEEVAARRDELAKIKQESPTDLPATELLQSSVLTNLRTTYEEAVRARDGLKGEGKGNNHPDVKEADARAEATRKALLVEVRNIQRALNKDFAVLQRQETGLVALFEKAQKQALDLNLLEIEYNRLRRSRDNNDKLYSLVLERTKESDLARVLRVNNIRVLDRPRVPRGHIRPNIPKNIALGVFIGIVIGVGMALARGLLDRTIRTPDDIEKGLGLPFLGSLPQIDHMLRAAPYGRKRRGEHMKVSKPELAVHEQPMSGVAEAARVIRTSLLFMDPDKPYRTMLVTSAGPSEGKTTVATCIAITLAQTGQRVALIDCDLRRPRVHRVFHTGSEVGVTTCLIDGSIDDAVFDSGVPNLSIIPAGPIPPNPAEILHSDKFRQFLKQVSDRFDRVIIDSPPIVPVTDAAILSTLVDGTVLVVRALKTTKDLAKVAVRALQDIGVPKAGAVLNGVTFTGDEYRYRYQYYRRDDEEVEPAGQAPKVRMKERVSQVDEPQESAPPH, encoded by the coding sequence ATGCACCTGCAACCTGCGCAGGAGGAGGGCATCAATCCGACCATCGTCTGGCAGATGGTGCGCAAGTACTGGTCGACGGCACTTGCGGCCGCGGTCGTCGTGTCGCTCCTGACCACGTTCAACACCTTGGGGCAGGTGAAGATTTACGAATCGCACGCGACGATCCTGTTCGATCCCAATCCCCCCAGGCCCCTCGGGCAGAAGGTCGAAAGCATCGTCGACCTTGGGACGGGCAATTTTTGGGACAATCGCGAATATTACGAAACGCAATACAAGATCATCCAATCGATGAAGGTTGCGTTGGCGGTGGTGGGTGATTTGGGATTGAACCACGACGGGGCATTTTTGAACAATGCGCCGCCGGGCACGCCGTCGCCGCAGATAACCGTATCGGAAGAGATTGCGGCGGAGGCATTGCGAGGGCGGCTCAAAGTGGAGCCGGTGAAGGAGAGTCGGCTGGCGACGGTGAAGTTCGAGGATGCCGACCCTCAGCGAGCGCAGCGCATTTTGACGGCGGTGGTCGATATGTACGTCCAGCAAAACCTGGACGATGCCGTCAGCTCGACGGCGGTGGCGGCGGATTGGCTTCGCAGCCAACTCGACAAATTGAAGGTGGATCTCGAGTCGAGCGAGATGGCGCTGCACAAGTACAAAGAAGAGCAACACATTTTGTCGGTCGCATTGGATGATCAATCCAACATGCTCAGCGACGAAATGAAGCAGCTCAATGCGGCCATTACGATTGTTCGTACGCGCAAGGAAGAAGTCGCGGCGCGGCGGGACGAGCTGGCGAAGATCAAGCAGGAGAGCCCGACGGATTTGCCGGCCACGGAATTGCTACAAAGCAGCGTGCTGACGAATTTGCGAACGACGTACGAAGAAGCGGTGCGTGCTCGCGATGGATTGAAGGGCGAGGGGAAAGGCAACAATCATCCGGACGTGAAAGAGGCGGATGCGAGGGCCGAAGCGACGAGAAAAGCGCTTTTGGTCGAGGTTCGCAACATTCAGCGGGCGCTCAACAAAGATTTTGCGGTGCTTCAGCGTCAAGAAACGGGCCTCGTGGCGCTGTTCGAGAAAGCGCAAAAACAAGCGCTCGATTTGAATTTGCTCGAAATCGAATACAATCGACTTCGCCGTTCACGCGACAACAACGACAAACTTTATTCGCTGGTGCTCGAACGGACGAAAGAGAGCGATCTGGCGCGCGTTTTGCGCGTGAACAACATCCGCGTTCTCGATAGGCCTCGCGTGCCGCGTGGTCACATTCGCCCAAACATTCCGAAAAATATTGCATTAGGGGTTTTCATCGGCATCGTCATTGGTGTGGGCATGGCGCTCGCTCGAGGGTTGCTCGACCGGACGATACGAACGCCCGACGATATCGAAAAAGGTTTGGGCCTGCCGTTCCTCGGATCGCTGCCGCAAATCGACCACATGCTTCGCGCGGCGCCTTATGGTCGCAAGCGGCGTGGCGAGCACATGAAGGTATCGAAGCCGGAGCTTGCGGTGCACGAGCAGCCGATGAGCGGTGTGGCCGAGGCGGCGCGTGTCATTCGTACGAGCCTGCTGTTCATGGACCCGGACAAACCTTACCGCACGATGTTGGTCACGAGCGCCGGGCCGTCGGAGGGAAAGACGACGGTGGCGACGTGCATTGCGATTACGCTGGCGCAAACGGGCCAACGCGTGGCGCTCATCGATTGCGATTTGCGGCGGCCGCGCGTGCATCGCGTGTTTCATACGGGTTCCGAAGTCGGCGTGACGACGTGCCTCATCGATGGCTCGATTGATGACGCGGTTTTCGATTCCGGCGTGCCCAATCTATCGATCATCCCGGCAGGCCCCATTCCGCCAAATCCGGCCGAAATTTTGCACAGTGACAAATTCCGGCAATTTTTGAAGCAGGTCAGTGACCGCTTCGATCGCGTCATCATCGACAGTCCGCCAATCGTACCGGTCACCGATGCGGCGATTCTTTCGACGCTGGTCGATGGCACGGTGCTCGTGGTGCGTGCATTGAAGACGACGAAGGACTTGGCGAAGGTTGCGGTGCGAGCGCTGCAGGATATCGGGGTGCCGAAAGCGGGTGCGGTGCTCAATGGCGTTACGTTCACCGGCGACGAATATCGCTATCGATATCAGTATTACCGCCGTGACGATGAAGAGGTCGAGCCTGCCGGACAAGCGCCGAAGGTTCGCATGAAAGAGCGCGTGAGCCAGGTCGACGAGCCGCAGGAATCGGCGCCGCCGCATTGA
- a CDS encoding IscS subfamily cysteine desulfurase, whose product MQIPIYMDYHATTPVDPRVIEAMLPYFNVKFGNAASRSHIFGWTAEEAVTRSRELVAKLIGATNPKEIVFTSGATESNNLAIKGVADFYKEKGNHIITTVIEHKAVLDTCKRLEKQGFEVTYLPVGKSGIVDPDDVAKAIKDKTILVSVMLANNEVGTVQPIKEIGAITRKRGVLLHSDAVQGVGKVPFDVEAMNVDLASITAHKMYGPKGVGALYVRRSKPRVRVAAQMDGGGHEFGMRSGTLNVPGIVGFGKAAALMLDEGKAESERLFGLRERLRTKLGTALDEIFVNGSLEHRLPGNLNISFAFVEGEALIMAIKDVAVSSGSACTSASLEPSYVLHAMGVGDDLAHSSIRFGLGRFTTEEEVDYVADLVTSKVRKLRDMSPLYEMHKEGIDLTTVQWAAH is encoded by the coding sequence GTGCAGATCCCGATTTACATGGACTATCACGCAACGACGCCCGTCGATCCGCGGGTCATCGAAGCGATGTTGCCGTATTTCAACGTGAAGTTCGGTAACGCCGCGAGCCGCAGTCACATCTTTGGTTGGACGGCGGAAGAGGCCGTTACGCGATCGCGCGAGCTCGTGGCGAAGCTGATTGGCGCGACGAACCCGAAGGAGATCGTCTTCACGTCGGGCGCGACCGAGAGCAACAACCTGGCGATCAAGGGTGTCGCAGACTTTTACAAGGAAAAGGGCAACCACATCATCACGACGGTGATCGAGCACAAAGCGGTGCTCGACACCTGCAAACGCCTGGAAAAGCAGGGGTTTGAAGTGACGTACTTGCCCGTTGGCAAGAGCGGCATCGTCGATCCGGACGACGTCGCGAAGGCCATCAAGGACAAGACGATCCTCGTGTCCGTGATGCTCGCGAACAACGAAGTCGGCACGGTGCAGCCCATCAAGGAGATCGGCGCGATCACGCGTAAGCGTGGCGTCTTGCTGCATTCGGATGCCGTGCAAGGCGTGGGCAAGGTTCCGTTCGACGTCGAAGCGATGAACGTGGATCTCGCGTCGATCACCGCGCACAAGATGTATGGGCCCAAAGGAGTTGGAGCGCTGTACGTGCGTCGCTCCAAACCTCGCGTGCGTGTGGCGGCTCAAATGGACGGCGGTGGACACGAATTCGGCATGCGTTCGGGCACGCTCAACGTTCCTGGCATCGTGGGATTCGGCAAGGCCGCGGCCCTGATGCTCGACGAAGGCAAAGCGGAATCCGAGCGGCTTTTCGGTCTTCGTGAGCGATTGCGGACGAAGCTCGGGACCGCGCTCGACGAGATCTTCGTCAACGGATCGCTCGAACATCGTTTGCCCGGGAACCTGAACATCTCGTTCGCGTTCGTCGAAGGCGAAGCGCTCATCATGGCGATCAAGGACGTCGCGGTTTCCAGCGGTTCGGCGTGCACCAGCGCGAGCCTCGAGCCTTCGTACGTGCTGCATGCGATGGGCGTCGGCGATGACCTCGCGCACTCATCCATTCGTTTTGGCCTCGGCCGTTTCACGACGGAAGAGGAAGTCGACTACGTGGCGGACCTCGTGACGAGCAAAGTGAGAAAGCTTCGCGACATGTCGCCGCTGTACGAGATGCACAAGGAAGGCATCGACCTCACGACCGTGCAATGGGCGGCGCACTGA